A stretch of Microbacterium sp. 4R-513 DNA encodes these proteins:
- a CDS encoding CHAT domain-containing protein, with translation MDLSTAENDVGRRRRPPDAVTLYRRGVDAVNEGRYVDARRSLARAADAAEADGDVDLGARIAGTTGYLLAISSDADEGERLCRAALARPGIAPETVAILQGQLGSIEMSRGRLESAAEWLSRSIRGLSHDPVRAANMRMNRALVDMDRGEFASARADLEWAEQAYLDAGDVLVAAQAVHNRGYVSMLEGDLVVALQTMERVRAPLDAESELWAATNESDRAQALRDAGLITEAEASLASVARVFGKLRAIREQADAEYELARSLLRHDPPRAASVAAAAARRFRRMGSDARALRADAVRLRARLLVGSAEHSGDEVETRRLPGPDEVAATAASLDAHGLRGDAEALRLAERLARLRRTGRNPDGPEVRTARKVPLEVRLMAHELRARRAHQAGRDAEARRQAARGVELLERSQQTMGSLELQGAAPMLGRGLLTAGLTSALRSGRPDVIFEWSERARHLSMQVVPLRPPPDPELAADLAELRMVRAADPGGDWLADPRAAALRDRARERQWSRTGTAAIQERVGLDAARSALHPDEAIVSFVYDGASLAAVVATPAGAETVPLDGPQVRSLLTGLRADLDMSATVRSGPLAAVVRAALEDRLADLSRLLLTPAAATIGSAQRIAVTVPGVLSGVPWTMLPALRGRAVTITPSISRWVRQREAGAWRTGAVGFAAGPHVARGDEEIAGAARVWVSPTRLRGADATVDAVTSLASEVDLLHIAAHGRHSVDNPQFSGLELADGALFGYDIDRMPRVPQTVVLSACELGRSSVRWGEEAIGMTRTWLHAGARCVVASPVVVGDDVACDLLGVMHERLVAGEPPAAALAQAAAQTGIAAPFQAHGSGF, from the coding sequence ATGGACCTCAGCACCGCCGAGAACGACGTCGGACGCCGACGACGTCCTCCGGATGCCGTCACGCTCTACCGCCGAGGCGTGGATGCGGTGAACGAGGGTCGCTATGTCGATGCCCGCCGTTCGCTGGCAAGGGCGGCCGACGCCGCCGAGGCGGACGGCGACGTGGATCTCGGTGCCCGCATCGCGGGAACCACGGGCTACCTTCTCGCGATCTCGAGCGACGCCGACGAGGGCGAGCGACTCTGCCGAGCGGCGCTCGCGCGACCCGGCATCGCGCCCGAGACGGTTGCGATCCTGCAGGGACAGCTCGGTTCGATCGAGATGTCCCGCGGTCGCCTCGAGAGCGCCGCGGAATGGCTGAGCCGCAGCATCCGCGGACTCTCGCACGATCCCGTGCGAGCAGCGAACATGCGCATGAACCGGGCGCTCGTCGACATGGACCGCGGGGAGTTCGCGTCGGCGCGAGCCGACCTCGAATGGGCCGAACAGGCGTACCTCGACGCCGGCGACGTGCTCGTGGCCGCGCAGGCGGTGCACAACCGCGGGTACGTGTCGATGCTGGAGGGCGACCTCGTCGTCGCACTGCAGACGATGGAGCGCGTCCGAGCACCGCTGGACGCCGAGTCCGAACTGTGGGCGGCGACGAACGAGTCGGACCGGGCACAGGCCCTCCGCGACGCGGGTCTCATCACGGAGGCTGAGGCCAGCCTCGCGAGCGTCGCACGCGTGTTCGGCAAGCTGCGGGCCATCAGAGAGCAGGCGGATGCCGAGTACGAACTCGCCCGGTCGCTCCTGCGTCACGACCCCCCGCGTGCCGCGAGCGTGGCTGCCGCCGCCGCGCGGCGCTTCCGGCGTATGGGCAGTGATGCTCGAGCACTCCGGGCCGACGCGGTGCGGCTGCGTGCCCGGCTGCTCGTGGGATCAGCGGAGCACAGCGGCGACGAGGTCGAGACGCGACGGCTCCCCGGCCCCGATGAGGTCGCCGCGACGGCGGCGTCGCTGGACGCGCACGGGCTGAGGGGGGATGCCGAGGCCCTGCGACTCGCGGAGCGTCTCGCGCGGCTGCGGCGAACGGGCCGCAACCCCGATGGGCCGGAGGTCCGTACGGCCAGAAAGGTCCCGCTCGAGGTGAGGCTCATGGCGCACGAGCTCCGAGCACGTCGCGCGCACCAGGCCGGTCGCGACGCCGAGGCACGGCGGCAGGCGGCCCGCGGGGTCGAGCTGCTCGAGAGGTCGCAGCAGACGATGGGGAGCCTCGAGCTGCAAGGAGCCGCGCCGATGCTCGGACGCGGCCTCCTCACGGCTGGGCTCACCTCGGCCCTCCGCTCGGGGCGTCCCGACGTCATCTTCGAATGGTCTGAGCGTGCGCGGCACCTCAGCATGCAGGTCGTGCCGCTGCGCCCGCCGCCGGACCCGGAGCTCGCGGCGGATCTCGCCGAGCTCCGGATGGTTCGAGCGGCGGACCCGGGCGGCGACTGGCTCGCCGATCCTCGCGCGGCCGCCCTGCGTGACCGGGCCCGCGAGCGGCAGTGGTCCCGCACCGGCACCGCCGCGATTCAGGAGCGCGTCGGGCTGGACGCGGCGCGATCGGCGCTGCACCCCGACGAGGCGATCGTCTCCTTCGTCTACGACGGCGCGTCGCTCGCCGCGGTCGTCGCCACGCCGGCGGGGGCTGAGACCGTGCCCCTGGACGGGCCGCAGGTGCGGTCCCTGCTGACGGGTCTTCGAGCAGACCTCGACATGTCGGCGACGGTGCGCTCGGGTCCCCTCGCTGCCGTCGTGCGCGCGGCGCTGGAGGACCGGCTCGCTGATCTCTCACGACTCCTCCTCACTCCCGCTGCCGCCACGATCGGGAGTGCACAGCGGATAGCCGTCACGGTGCCGGGAGTCCTCTCGGGGGTGCCGTGGACCATGCTCCCGGCACTTCGAGGCCGCGCCGTCACGATCACGCCCTCGATCTCGCGCTGGGTGCGCCAGCGCGAGGCCGGAGCGTGGCGCACGGGCGCCGTGGGCTTCGCCGCCGGACCCCATGTGGCTCGCGGAGACGAGGAGATCGCCGGGGCGGCGCGTGTCTGGGTGTCGCCCACTCGGCTGCGCGGTGCAGATGCGACGGTGGATGCCGTGACCTCGCTCGCGTCCGAGGTCGACCTCCTCCACATCGCCGCCCACGGGCGCCACTCGGTCGACAACCCGCAGTTCTCCGGCCTCGAGCTCGCCGACGGCGCCCTCTTCGGCTACGACATCGACCGGATGCCGCGCGTGCCGCAGACCGTCGTGCTGTCCGCGTGCGAGCTCGGCCGCTCATCGGTGCGCTGGGGAGAAGAGGCGATCGGCATGACCCGCACGTGGCTGCACGCCGGCGCACGCTGTGTCGTGGCATCCCCGGTCGTCGTCGGCGACGATGTCGCGTGCGATCTGCTGGGTGTCATGCATGAGCGTCTCGTCGCCGGAGAGCCGCCGGCCGCCGCCCTCGCGCAGGCCGCCGCGCAGACCGGGATCGCAGCGCCCTTCCAGGCGCACGGCTCCGGCTTCTGA
- a CDS encoding DeoR/GlpR family DNA-binding transcription regulator, translating to MYATERQAHITRHLAERGRVSVVGLADDLGVTTETIRRDLDALEQQGLLRRVHGGAVPSRAGSVSEPSIAERMTVNSDAKLAIARRALEVITDGYRGAVVFDAGSTVGAVAAGLGDRVAATGARLDVVTHAVPVAHTLSLLPDIGLTLLGGQVRGLTAAAVGPSTLSALGSLRPDLAFVGANGVSAGFGLSTPDPAEAAVKAAIVRSAQRVIAVADRSKFGVESFVRFADLAEIDILVTDAAPDEALASALAAADVEVWIA from the coding sequence ATGTACGCGACGGAGCGGCAAGCTCACATCACTCGGCACCTCGCCGAGCGCGGCCGTGTCTCGGTCGTCGGACTCGCCGACGACCTGGGCGTCACGACCGAGACGATCAGGCGCGACCTGGACGCGCTCGAGCAGCAGGGTCTGCTGCGTCGCGTGCACGGCGGCGCCGTTCCCTCGCGCGCGGGCAGCGTGTCGGAGCCCTCGATCGCCGAGCGCATGACGGTCAACTCCGATGCGAAGCTCGCCATTGCCCGTCGTGCGCTCGAGGTCATCACCGACGGCTACCGCGGGGCTGTCGTCTTCGATGCCGGGTCGACGGTCGGTGCGGTGGCGGCGGGGCTGGGCGACCGCGTGGCCGCGACCGGTGCCCGCCTCGACGTCGTGACGCACGCCGTGCCCGTCGCCCACACGCTCTCGCTGCTCCCCGACATCGGGCTGACCCTCCTCGGGGGTCAGGTGCGCGGACTCACGGCCGCCGCCGTCGGCCCCTCGACGCTGTCCGCGCTGGGCTCCCTCCGCCCCGACCTCGCCTTCGTCGGCGCGAACGGGGTGTCGGCCGGGTTCGGGCTCAGCACCCCCGATCCTGCCGAGGCGGCCGTCAAGGCGGCGATCGTCCGGTCCGCGCAGCGCGTGATCGCGGTCGCCGACCGCTCGAAGTTCGGCGTCGAGTCGTTCGTACGCTTCGCCGACCTCGCCGAGATCGACATCCTGGTGACGGATGCCGCGCCCGACGAGGCACTCGCTTCCGCCCTCGCCGCCGCCGATGTGGAGGTGTGGATCGCATGA
- a CDS encoding sigma-70 family RNA polymerase sigma factor, whose protein sequence is MTHGGAEASVDSVEPARWERAGALFLRWREGDSRAMDELVRLMTPPLWHIVRSYGLESALAQDVVQTTWLTLVRRHASITDPQAVSGWLTMCARREAWRVGRQHRRTTPTDAETLEPQLPVSESAEQTATDDDERRRLWSAVGRLDDRCRHLLRIVAFDERPDYARIAEDLAMPVGSIGPTRQRCLAKLRAELEGAGWGNHGH, encoded by the coding sequence ATGACGCACGGGGGCGCCGAGGCATCCGTCGACTCCGTCGAGCCCGCTCGATGGGAGCGGGCGGGCGCGCTCTTCCTCCGGTGGCGCGAGGGCGACAGCCGGGCGATGGACGAGCTCGTGCGCCTCATGACTCCCCCGCTCTGGCACATCGTGCGCTCCTACGGCCTGGAGTCCGCCCTCGCCCAGGACGTGGTCCAGACGACGTGGCTCACGCTCGTGCGCCGGCACGCTTCGATCACCGACCCGCAGGCGGTGTCGGGGTGGCTCACGATGTGCGCCCGCCGCGAGGCCTGGCGCGTGGGCAGGCAGCACCGCCGCACGACTCCGACCGATGCCGAGACGCTCGAGCCCCAGCTGCCTGTCAGCGAATCCGCCGAGCAGACCGCGACCGATGACGATGAGAGACGCCGTCTGTGGAGTGCCGTGGGACGGCTCGACGACCGCTGCCGCCACCTTCTGCGCATCGTCGCCTTCGACGAGCGGCCCGACTACGCACGCATCGCCGAGGATCTCGCGATGCCCGTCGGGTCGATCGGCCCGACGCGCCAGCGGTGCCTGGCGAAACTCCGCGCCGAACTCGAGGGCGCCGGATGGGGGAATCATGGACACTGA
- a CDS encoding S8 family serine peptidase, which yields MARSIRNKGAVPVSDVAPGEIVTRGRRIRITGGFGERDAHAVVVTGGGHADVTFEGDALVVDTSPLSVGGHTIVIDGIPATRKDEGRQDAAFDIVVVDTPAKLEERLAVIHASRMRIGELDIEPLPMGAGVEGPFRDVFKAVSRDGDEALTLAFDEVGERVDVDEELAALAKRRQDRFGRIEPALFAQLEQGGDVEVAVWASTRDIDRELPEKSEKRPARKPSRADTGRQREWRALGEKLAEVSRDFGLEVERIDEAAPVVYGRMPADAVRKLAEHELVAGVFRHDREGLLDLGDSIAIHNSDDAHAAGFTGAGVNVAVYEPGPDVTTNLTISGRYQTSGSTSSHARMTHGIIRNKERNRPHGHAPDANLFSANSYDLDAIRWAAQDAGCTVISQSFHRDAEQTNSSLSHDDNYKDWLALHWPFPTIVEAAGNGTSSEFVNHKGYNRLTVGSHNDNANAMASDSVFRNPASAHGDRELPEIAGNGVGVTVVGLTDSGTSFAAPAVAGIAACVQQAAPVLQSWPEGTRAVLMAGAWRNPSGGRWRADLIAGVDGRDGSGTADADRSTSIARSRQGRDNAGALRGFDVGTLRSSDLDGSGRTSFRYRITTPRSPLFFGSHVKVALAWDSKATRTDILFLSIYQDTLTVDLDLEVRDSTGALVASSASWDNSYEIAEFDAKAGETYDIRIRRWSGTDDVWFGIAWTQISTLFDIFGSVQSAPVFELGG from the coding sequence ATGGCTCGCAGTATCCGCAACAAGGGCGCCGTCCCGGTGTCGGACGTCGCGCCGGGCGAGATCGTCACCCGCGGTCGCCGCATCCGTATCACGGGTGGGTTCGGCGAGCGCGACGCGCACGCCGTCGTCGTGACGGGCGGCGGACACGCCGATGTGACGTTCGAGGGCGACGCCCTCGTCGTCGACACCTCCCCGTTGTCGGTCGGCGGCCACACGATCGTGATCGATGGCATCCCGGCCACACGGAAGGACGAGGGGCGACAGGATGCCGCGTTCGACATCGTCGTCGTGGACACCCCGGCGAAGCTCGAGGAGAGGCTCGCCGTCATCCACGCGTCGCGGATGCGCATCGGCGAGCTCGACATCGAGCCGCTCCCGATGGGTGCCGGCGTCGAGGGGCCGTTCCGGGATGTCTTCAAGGCCGTGAGCCGGGACGGCGACGAGGCTCTGACGCTCGCGTTCGACGAGGTCGGCGAGCGCGTCGACGTCGACGAAGAGCTGGCGGCGCTCGCGAAGCGGCGGCAGGACCGCTTCGGCCGGATCGAGCCGGCACTCTTCGCGCAGCTCGAGCAGGGCGGGGATGTCGAGGTCGCCGTCTGGGCGTCCACGCGTGACATCGACAGGGAGCTCCCTGAGAAGTCGGAGAAGCGGCCGGCCCGCAAGCCCAGTCGTGCCGACACCGGCCGGCAGCGCGAGTGGAGGGCGCTCGGGGAGAAGCTCGCCGAGGTCTCCCGCGATTTCGGCCTCGAGGTGGAGCGCATCGACGAGGCGGCGCCGGTCGTCTACGGGCGGATGCCCGCTGACGCGGTGCGCAAGCTCGCCGAGCACGAGCTCGTCGCAGGCGTGTTCCGTCATGACCGCGAAGGCTTACTCGACCTCGGCGACTCGATCGCGATCCACAACAGCGACGATGCCCATGCGGCAGGGTTCACGGGCGCCGGCGTCAACGTCGCCGTGTACGAGCCCGGGCCCGACGTCACGACGAACCTCACGATCTCGGGCCGGTACCAGACCTCCGGCTCGACGAGCAGCCACGCGCGCATGACGCACGGGATCATCCGCAACAAGGAGCGCAACCGGCCGCATGGGCACGCGCCCGACGCCAATCTCTTCTCAGCGAACAGCTACGACCTCGACGCGATCCGGTGGGCCGCGCAGGACGCGGGCTGCACGGTGATCAGCCAGAGCTTCCACCGCGACGCCGAGCAGACGAACAGCTCGCTCTCGCACGACGACAACTACAAGGACTGGCTGGCGCTGCACTGGCCGTTCCCGACGATCGTGGAGGCCGCCGGCAACGGCACGTCGAGCGAGTTCGTGAACCACAAGGGCTACAACCGCCTCACGGTGGGCAGCCACAACGACAACGCGAATGCGATGGCGTCCGACTCTGTATTCCGCAACCCCGCCTCCGCCCACGGCGACCGGGAGCTGCCCGAGATCGCGGGCAACGGCGTGGGCGTCACCGTCGTGGGCCTCACCGACAGCGGCACGAGCTTCGCCGCTCCTGCCGTCGCCGGCATCGCGGCCTGCGTGCAGCAGGCGGCCCCAGTGCTGCAATCGTGGCCCGAGGGCACCCGCGCCGTGCTGATGGCCGGCGCCTGGCGCAACCCGAGCGGGGGCCGCTGGCGTGCGGACCTCATCGCCGGCGTCGACGGCCGCGATGGCAGCGGCACAGCGGACGCCGACCGTTCCACGTCCATCGCGCGGTCTCGTCAGGGCCGCGACAACGCCGGCGCTCTTCGCGGCTTCGACGTCGGCACGCTGCGCTCATCGGATCTCGACGGATCCGGCCGCACATCGTTCCGGTACCGGATCACGACGCCTCGGTCGCCGCTGTTCTTCGGCTCGCACGTGAAGGTCGCCCTCGCCTGGGACTCGAAGGCCACGCGCACCGACATCCTGTTCCTGTCGATCTACCAGGACACCCTCACGGTCGACCTCGACCTCGAGGTGCGCGACTCGACCGGGGCTCTGGTGGCATCGAGTGCGTCGTGGGACAACAGTTACGAGATCGCGGAGTTCGACGCCAAGGCCGGCGAGACGTACGACATCCGCATCCGCCGCTGGTCGGGCACCGACGACGTGTGGTTCGGCATCGCCTGGACGCAGATCTCGACGCTGTTCGACATCTTCGGCTCCGTGCAGTCCGCGCCGGTCTTCGAGCTCGGCGGCTGA
- a CDS encoding AarF/UbiB family protein produces MPTWLLFALVALAFAAVATWVSRRLLDTQVGWLRSVVISLIVFLLSAPLVLWMLEQSHVYADGKFLVGWPVVLTFFALILGWVFAVVVVVIVISEFLVPTRPLRNPIVVIRQAIRRRDRARRYAQIVVIASRHGLGLYQNRARGYGEEIPEALVRALNEAGVTFVKLGQVLSSREDVLPREFIKALSTLQMDSTPIPWSEAAAAIREELKRPLDEVFLEVDEVPRAAASVAQVHAATLLDGTRVVIKIQRPRARAQVTTDLDILERLAADAERRTEWARDYGARALAAEFARALREELDYRVEATNTEMLRSAIAKSRSARLNIPKVYSDLSTARMLVLERAEGTAFNRLTPSALEPERAIAVADSVVDSVFEQIAVRGVFHADLHAGNVLLAPDESVTLIDFGAVGVLERSVRRLLAPLLVAIANEDDVSATDLVLLLCAPMSGGSVEQRSLQHDVGAVLTRVANAHADENVFSALIEVLRRHRLAMPPSLLLVFRTLTSLEGTLRRLVPGYDMVGRGLSRAPHIALQLSTPRSIALDLQAQSSVAAEQLRRLPRRIEAITQSLQDGTFSLRIRALESVEDRRWVDSIVGEITATIVGVALVATGFFLAVSDVGPQLTEDVRAFSFLGSVLGLGGMLLLLRSLSGAFRRRSTDR; encoded by the coding sequence ATGCCGACCTGGCTCCTCTTCGCGCTGGTAGCGCTTGCCTTCGCGGCCGTCGCGACGTGGGTGTCGCGTCGCCTGCTGGACACGCAGGTCGGGTGGCTGCGGTCGGTGGTCATCTCGCTGATCGTGTTCCTGCTGAGCGCTCCGCTCGTGCTCTGGATGCTCGAGCAGTCGCACGTCTACGCGGACGGCAAGTTCCTGGTCGGCTGGCCCGTCGTCCTCACGTTCTTCGCACTCATCCTCGGCTGGGTGTTCGCCGTGGTGGTCGTCGTCATCGTGATCAGCGAGTTCCTGGTTCCGACGCGGCCGCTGCGCAATCCGATCGTCGTCATCCGCCAGGCGATCAGGCGCCGGGATCGCGCGAGGCGCTACGCGCAGATCGTCGTGATCGCCTCCCGGCACGGGCTCGGCCTCTATCAGAACCGCGCGCGCGGTTACGGCGAGGAGATCCCGGAAGCCCTCGTGCGTGCCCTGAACGAGGCCGGAGTGACGTTCGTCAAACTCGGTCAGGTGCTCTCGTCACGTGAGGACGTGCTGCCGCGGGAGTTCATCAAGGCGCTCTCCACCCTGCAGATGGACTCCACTCCGATCCCCTGGTCAGAGGCTGCGGCTGCGATCCGCGAGGAGCTGAAGCGGCCCCTCGACGAGGTGTTCCTGGAGGTCGACGAGGTGCCCCGGGCCGCGGCATCCGTCGCACAGGTGCACGCCGCGACGCTGCTCGACGGAACCCGCGTGGTCATCAAGATCCAGCGGCCGCGGGCGCGTGCGCAGGTGACGACCGACCTCGACATCCTCGAACGGCTCGCCGCCGACGCCGAGCGGCGCACCGAGTGGGCGCGGGACTACGGCGCGCGCGCTCTCGCGGCCGAATTCGCCCGCGCGCTCCGCGAGGAGCTGGACTACCGCGTGGAGGCGACGAACACCGAGATGCTCCGTTCGGCCATCGCCAAGTCCCGGTCGGCGCGACTCAACATCCCCAAGGTCTACAGCGACCTCTCCACCGCGCGGATGCTGGTGCTCGAGCGGGCGGAAGGCACCGCGTTCAACCGGCTCACTCCCAGTGCGCTCGAGCCGGAGCGGGCCATCGCGGTCGCGGATTCCGTCGTGGACTCGGTGTTCGAGCAGATCGCCGTGCGGGGCGTCTTCCACGCCGACCTGCACGCGGGCAACGTGCTCCTCGCGCCGGACGAGTCGGTCACCTTGATCGACTTCGGTGCGGTCGGCGTGCTCGAGCGGAGCGTTCGACGGCTCCTCGCGCCGCTGCTGGTGGCCATCGCCAACGAGGACGACGTGTCTGCGACCGACCTCGTGCTGCTGCTGTGCGCGCCGATGTCGGGCGGCAGTGTGGAACAGAGATCGTTGCAGCACGATGTGGGCGCCGTCCTCACCCGCGTCGCGAACGCGCACGCCGACGAGAACGTCTTCAGCGCTCTGATCGAGGTGCTCCGCAGGCACCGACTCGCCATGCCGCCCTCGCTGCTTCTCGTCTTCCGCACGCTGACGTCGCTCGAGGGAACTCTGCGAAGGCTCGTGCCCGGCTACGACATGGTCGGACGAGGACTGTCTCGGGCGCCGCACATCGCGCTGCAGCTCTCGACGCCGCGGAGCATCGCCCTGGATCTGCAGGCTCAGTCGTCTGTCGCGGCGGAGCAGCTGCGCCGACTCCCCCGCCGCATCGAGGCGATCACGCAGTCCCTCCAGGACGGCACCTTCTCGCTCCGGATACGAGCGCTCGAGAGCGTCGAGGATCGGCGGTGGGTGGACTCCATCGTCGGCGAGATCACCGCCACCATCGTCGGCGTGGCGCTCGTGGCGACCGGATTCTTCCTCGCCGTGTCGGATGTCGGGCCGCAGCTGACCGAGGACGTGCGGGCGTTCTCCTTCCTCGGAAGCGTGCTCGGCCTCGGCGGCATGCTGCTGCTGCTGCGCAGCCTCAGCGGAGCTTTCCGGCGGCGCTCGACCGATCGGTGA
- a CDS encoding S8/S53 family peptidase has protein sequence MAQEPTWREREAAAQPRGVILDPRADAVAGIRAFPTVYMPGYLLIAGDPADALKRLEEAAAAFGWTVVAVTIRANRYADRRATRSTELTRAEIVQDPTTAPDVPIDAWRLLQQARRESRRQKPDGEAVRAVEPPDERERGHGRRLALRAAARVAADDPLRAVGLDHVLSVDAIGVNPFARTNPFARTNPFARTNPAADLESYASAGSGGLEVVTYVGTAPAPQHTPDEKGRRPVVVVVDTGCGDHPWLLPDDDSGRPWVTARLPSPTPPQVIGVDEEDTDPEIHPDQTGPRDGRLDSSSGHGTFVCGVVRQTAPDANIIAARVADSDGTVLESELMAALDEFLELMDDKEHPLEVDVVNLSLGYYHETPEDGRFSTGLYDILVDLRTRGVVVVCSAGNDATDRPAFPAALWEGSDPALGLGPEPAGLAPHLSVGALNPNRRSVALFSNIGSWVRLYAPGTSVLSTIPASFEGGLAPAARDDLLGLPRMMVDADDFWGGFAIWSGTSFSAPYVAGHLAQGLAGQLASGGGRAALTVDDALSSLAAPELSVWDASRPPVG, from the coding sequence ATGGCCCAGGAACCCACGTGGCGCGAACGGGAGGCGGCCGCACAGCCCCGAGGAGTCATCCTCGACCCCCGCGCTGACGCCGTCGCCGGCATCCGCGCCTTTCCCACCGTGTACATGCCGGGATACCTGCTCATCGCAGGCGATCCGGCTGACGCGCTCAAGCGGCTCGAGGAAGCGGCAGCGGCGTTCGGGTGGACGGTCGTGGCCGTGACGATCCGAGCGAACCGCTATGCGGACCGCCGGGCGACCCGAAGCACCGAGCTCACTCGCGCGGAGATCGTCCAGGACCCGACGACCGCACCCGACGTGCCGATCGACGCGTGGCGGCTCCTCCAGCAGGCTCGGCGGGAGTCGCGGCGCCAGAAACCCGACGGGGAGGCCGTGCGGGCCGTCGAGCCGCCCGACGAGCGCGAACGCGGCCACGGCAGGCGGCTCGCGCTGCGAGCGGCGGCGCGCGTGGCCGCCGACGATCCCCTCCGCGCCGTCGGGCTCGATCACGTGCTGTCGGTCGATGCGATCGGAGTCAACCCGTTCGCCCGGACCAACCCGTTCGCCCGCACGAATCCCTTCGCGCGGACCAATCCCGCAGCCGACCTGGAGAGCTACGCCTCCGCGGGGAGCGGCGGGCTCGAAGTCGTCACGTATGTCGGTACCGCACCCGCGCCGCAGCACACGCCGGACGAGAAGGGCAGGCGCCCCGTCGTCGTGGTGGTCGACACGGGATGCGGCGACCACCCTTGGCTGCTCCCCGACGACGACTCCGGGCGTCCGTGGGTCACCGCGCGCCTCCCCTCCCCCACACCTCCCCAGGTGATCGGCGTGGATGAGGAGGACACCGACCCGGAGATCCACCCCGATCAGACAGGTCCGCGCGACGGGCGCCTCGACTCGTCGTCGGGTCACGGCACGTTCGTCTGCGGCGTCGTGCGGCAGACCGCCCCCGATGCGAACATCATCGCCGCGCGGGTCGCCGACAGCGACGGCACCGTGCTCGAGAGCGAGCTCATGGCCGCGCTCGACGAGTTCCTGGAGCTCATGGACGACAAAGAGCACCCGCTCGAGGTCGACGTCGTGAATCTGTCACTCGGCTACTATCACGAGACGCCGGAGGACGGCCGCTTCTCGACCGGGCTCTACGACATCCTCGTCGACCTCCGAACCCGCGGAGTGGTCGTCGTGTGCTCCGCCGGCAACGATGCGACCGATCGGCCGGCGTTCCCCGCCGCACTCTGGGAGGGGTCCGACCCTGCGCTCGGGCTCGGTCCGGAGCCCGCGGGACTCGCACCGCACCTGTCGGTGGGAGCGCTGAACCCCAACAGGCGATCTGTCGCGCTCTTCAGCAACATCGGCTCGTGGGTGCGGCTCTACGCTCCGGGCACGTCGGTGCTGAGCACGATTCCCGCGTCGTTCGAGGGCGGCCTCGCACCGGCCGCCCGGGACGATCTTCTGGGCCTTCCCCGCATGATGGTCGATGCGGACGACTTCTGGGGCGGCTTCGCGATCTGGAGCGGGACATCGTTCTCCGCTCCGTACGTCGCGGGGCATCTCGCACAGGGGTTGGCCGGTCAGCTGGCGTCAGGGGGCGGACGAGCCGCCCTCACCGTCGACGACGCGCTGTCGAGCCTTGCCGCACCCGAGTTGTCGGTCTGGGACGCGTCGCGCCCGCCCGTCGGCTGA
- a CDS encoding phosphotransferase produces MPDKPAAEVQITADLVRRLVDAQATLTIQDAAALSLEKVAEGWDSELWRLGESLAVRLPRRALAAPLVLNEQRTLAQIGPRIEATGVRVPTPIVHGVAGEGFPWAWSVVPWFDGHRGLDVPRAERSGWAPRLAAALLALHEPAPADHPVNPFRGGPLASRAAATAERIALLRERRTTATGLLDDAEELWHRGLSAAPWQEPPVWIHGDLHPGNLVARGAALAAIIDFGDVTAGDPAYDLAIVWLAFDADGRQRFREATGDRYSAATWQRARAWAAAVTVMLLAHSDDNPDYEHLGREALAELAT; encoded by the coding sequence ATGCCCGACAAACCCGCCGCGGAAGTGCAGATCACGGCTGATCTCGTGCGACGTCTTGTCGACGCGCAGGCGACCCTGACGATCCAGGATGCCGCGGCCCTCTCCCTCGAGAAGGTCGCAGAGGGGTGGGACAGCGAGCTCTGGAGGCTCGGCGAGTCCCTGGCTGTGCGACTCCCCCGGCGCGCCCTCGCGGCGCCCCTCGTCCTCAACGAGCAGCGGACCCTGGCGCAGATCGGGCCGAGGATCGAGGCGACCGGCGTGCGCGTCCCGACGCCGATCGTCCACGGTGTCGCCGGCGAGGGCTTTCCCTGGGCGTGGTCTGTCGTGCCGTGGTTCGACGGCCACCGGGGACTCGATGTGCCGCGCGCCGAGCGCTCGGGGTGGGCGCCGCGGCTGGCCGCGGCGCTCCTCGCGCTTCACGAGCCCGCCCCGGCCGACCATCCGGTCAACCCTTTCCGCGGCGGACCACTCGCCTCTCGGGCCGCCGCGACGGCGGAGCGGATCGCGCTTCTGCGCGAACGACGCACGACGGCCACCGGGCTCCTCGACGACGCCGAGGAACTCTGGCACCGGGGCCTCTCCGCCGCCCCGTGGCAGGAGCCGCCCGTGTGGATCCACGGCGACCTGCACCCGGGCAACCTCGTCGCGCGGGGGGCCGCGTTGGCGGCCATCATCGATTTCGGCGACGTCACCGCCGGCGATCCGGCCTACGACCTGGCGATCGTCTGGCTCGCTTTCGATGCCGACGGCCGCCAGCGCTTCCGCGAGGCCACGGGGGACCGGTACAGCGCGGCGACCTGGCAGCGCGCCCGCGCGTGGGCGGCCGCCGTCACCGTGATGCTACTCGCGCACAGCGATGACAATCCCGACTACGAGCACCTGGGGCGGGAGGCCCTCGCCGAGCTCGCGACGTGA